The Macadamia integrifolia cultivar HAES 741 unplaced genomic scaffold, SCU_Mint_v3 scaffold1185, whole genome shotgun sequence DNA segment CCATAGtcttgccgatcatccccttgaagatcttgtttaCTAACCATTAATAATTGGCCCCCGCGTTTTTTAGTCCAAAGGGCATTACTTCGTAGCAGTAAAGTCCTCCCTCGAtcacgaaggatgtctttgGGACATCTTCCTCatacatcttgatctgattgtatccCGAGTATGCGtccatgaagctcagtgccTCATGTCATGAAGTAGCGTCGATGATAAGGTATATCTTTGGTAAGGGGTAGCTATCttttgggcaggccttgtttaaatccgtgaagtcgatgcagatcctccaattcccatatacctttgggaccataaccacgttggatatccattcGGGGTATTGGATTTCATGGATGAACTTTGCTTCTAgtaacttctctatctcctcatctatcttctgtTGCCTCTCGGgggtgaaggtcctcttcttctactgTACCGGCTTTTTAGTTGGGTCGATGCTCAGACGGTGCTCTATTGCTTCTCAGTCTATCCCAGGCATGTCTAAGGTCGACTAGGAGAAGACATCAGAATTGCCTcgaaggaatgagatgagtttttcccATTGCTgtcttggcattgtagccccgacTTGGAATTGGCAAGTACTGTTCCCTTCTTCGGCTTCAACTTTGACTTTAAAAGCTCCTCAGCCGGTTCTTCTCTCTAATAATTTGTATCATCACGTAGATCTTCTATCAGGAGCGCTTCGCTCGCCTTTCCCTTTTcccataaggtagtggcgtagcacTTCCAGGACgtctcctgatcgcctcgacacTCCTCAACCccattcttagttgggaacttcatcttgaggtgtggtgtggagacgacaaccTTTAATAAGTTTAagccaactctccctagtatggcataGTATGCTGAAGTGATGACTACTACTAGGAAGTTGATCATAACTGTTACCTAGCGATCTCCGATGCCTACCCTTATCGGTAGCTCAACCGACCCTTCTACTTTGATCGGGGCACCCGAGAACCCTTACAACGGGTGTTCAACCTTCTTCAACTTTCCTTTATCTAGACCCATCTTTTGAAAGgcttcaaggaataggatatcaaCTGAGCTACCGTTAttcaccaagatcctttttactctgcaaTTAGCTAcggtcatggtgattaccagggcatcgtcatAGGGCATCTACACCCCTTCCAGGTtgtcatctgagaaggagataaccgtccccaTCCTTGCCCTCTTGTTTGACCATTCTGCCATAtgcacgcttctcgcataggcttttgctttcctgacCGAGATGGAACTATCTCCAGTGGTTAGGTCTCCAATGATAATTGCTAtgaccctagttgggcttttatgatcGTCATGAGGGAGATGGTTAGCTTCCTCAGGTGTCCGATCCCTttgccgttcctgattgcccTTGCGGGCTGACCACCTTCTTTCATGGCGACCTCTACCGTCTCTTTGGCGGTTGTCCCTGCGGTCATTGCCGTCGTGGGTATCCTCCTTTTCACGGTCTACGAACCAACCTAggtatcctcttcggatcattccttcgaTCTCTCCTTTCAGGTGCCAAAAATCTTAGGTGTCATGgtcgtggtctctgtggaagtgacAATACTTGTCTATGTTGCATCTCTCAggatgtcgtcccatcttcccaggCCACTTCATGACTCCGGCGTCTGAGGCTTCTTTTATCTGTATTAGCACGTTTGTCCGTCTCTGGTTTAGCCGTGCATATCTCTCAAACTTCTTCGACAAACTAGGTGTCCGATCACTTTCAGACTTTCGTCTCTTACCCTAGGAAGATTTGTCATCATCTCTTGAGGTCCTTTTACTCCCCATCTTTGCTTCAGCTTCCTCATCaacttggagggtttcttccatctgaatatacttatcacaccgagccctcaactcagctaggttcttcggtgtatgcttcgccaaagacctttttagctctttatcttTGATGCCTCCTAACAAGGTCGTGAACTCTTCTTTGGGTCcaaacctctgatcgtgatcttctcctgcTGGAAGCCCTTCATGTAGCTTCGCACTGACTCTCTTTCATGTTGTTTGACgttggtcaggttcaatgtggtcttctgaaggggttggctactggagaatcccctcacgaagaagtaactcaaattgCTGAAGCTGTGAATCGATTTCGTCGATAGGCGATTGTACCAtaaccttgccgctcctctgaacgttaAAGGCAAGGCgtgacacatgatgttttttgagACTCGGTGAAACTGCAtcgcaaccttgaagccttccagatgatcgacgagGTCTCCAGACCCATCTTAGGTGTCATATTTGGGTAGACAAAAACTGACCGGGAGTAGGTCTCCCATGACCTCATCGACTAGAGCtatgtcattagtgaggtccggCTCATGAGTTCCCGTCTGGTTTTTTGTGACCTTTcggatctcatctttcaggtcgaggatcatctgcttcaaccccgagtcctcacATGTCTATCCATCTCCTTGGTGTGGTCCCTCATGCCTAGCCCCAGTGGTGCATCGCGTCTTTTCTTTGGGTGCGGGGCTTTCCCTCATGGCTTGGTTTCGAGGATTTCGGCtagaccttatcgatcctgaaCTACTCCGGCCCTCATCTTGGGCTCACTCTGGATGGACATGGGAGCCTCACGGTGCTCCACCGGTCCTTTGAGAGATGgccttggagacctccttcattgtaTCGGCCATTCGGTtatacttctcctgaagggcgtcgaactgctcccttgtcacatattcctgtaCACTAGGAGGGGGTGGAAGATTACAATCTCCGTGTACCGAATATCTGGCCTAGCGCTAGTCCCTCGTGGAACCTTTTCGATCAttgtttctccattcttcttcaatttctgtaTAGGGAGGAGCCCTCCTAAAGCTTCCCCCTCATCCATGTTTGTACTCGGCCTTGCTCTggttttcttacgattgtaggtttttcccaccattactgtcattTCCACTGAGGCGCCAATCTGTTACTGCCTAAAATCCGTATAAGCCAGCCCTACACAAgtacagaaggcagaggcccagagtTATCtttgggattagtcctccgatgcccaagttagtgacCGGCAGAATAGTGTttttataggagtaatggtgggtgtcgaCGTACCTCTCTCCAGGTTTCTTTTaggttccctcttatagggtttcttggcctagggttttgggaaccTCCCTCAGGCATGTTCTCCTCACATCGTTTGAAGCCTTACGGCCTCCATCGGATGGGTGACACGTGTTCCTCCCTCGGATGCCACGTGTCTTTGCCTTATTGGGTGACAAATTCTACCGTATCACTTCCACTGTCGAAACAGCGTAACGCACTGGGTTGCCTTAATCTGCCAAATTGAAATCTCATTTGGCATTTGAAAATACTTCCTAAGTTTTCCAATGAATGCTTCATTTCTTTCTACAAAGAAAATGTTTTACAGCAAATGAAATTGTaatggtttaaactttaaatcgacaaattattttattgaaatatatgattttgaaaaaaagttttcatttcaaaatttattgatattctttactaggaaaaaaaaatatatactatCATGGAAGGCCATGGTTTTAGTATTGGTATGGATCGGCCATATCgctgtatcgtattggtatcgattAAGACCGATCTTGATACCTGGTAGATCTAGGATCGGGTATTGTATCGATACTAGgggtaaaatatttaaaaaacctaacattttatgaaaaatagagATTATATTGACCAATCTAATACAGCCGATCCGAATCaatatcgtattggtatcagctgaaaccaatatcaatactaatattaataccaataccgataactaaatccttgtgGAAGGCTCAGTCCCATCGTATGGATTGATTCTTTCACTTGTTCAATTGTACTTTAAACATGCTTTCTCCCTCTAAACCCCCTAGATGTTCTTTGAATTGAGTCTCAATCATTATTGATCATCCAAATCACTGTTGGAACTGGGCTTTGTTGGCTACCACTTTTCCTAGCTCTATCCAGGAGGCCATCTTAAGTATCTCTCTTAGTATTATGGACTGTGAAGACCGGCTCATTTGGGGCGAAGGTTGTACTGGGGTTTTCTCAATTAATACAACTTACCGTCTGGCTTCAAATTAAGTAGACAACCTTCTTGCTCTTAAGCCTTCGTCCTCTTCCACCCACAGTTATCAAAGAATTCAGGATAAAACCTAGAAATTCATTTGGAGGATCAGGACTCTCCCCAAGATCCATTCATTTCTTTGGCACTGTTGTGCTGGTGGTGTTGTTGTTGGGGAGGGCTTCCAAAGGTGGCATATGCGACTGGACGCAGTTTATGCTAGATgtggtgatgttcttgaaacgcCTCTTCATGTCCTTGTCTCCTGCCCTTTCACCAAGGTagtagtttggtttggttctttGCTGTCAATTCGAACTGATGTGGTCCCTCCTAACAGCTTGGAGGGCTGGATTGACTCTTGGCTAAGTTGGTTGCTGGCCCTGCCTCCTTTTTATTCTGccaaatttggaaggagagaaaTGCTTTGGTTCACAATAGGGTGGTCTTCTCCCCTGAGGAGGTTATTCATAAGGCTCAAACCTCCTTTGACGACTTCCTTCATGCCACAATAGTCCCACTTCGCCAATTTCAGTATCCTTCTCCTCAAAGTCATGATATCTAGTCTTGCCCCCCTTCAGGTACGATTAAGATCAACTCTGATGCTGCTTCTTTCAAAGTCATCAGAAGGCTGGGATTGGCTTTGTGGCAAGAGGTTCTTCTGGGGAGGTTTTGGTTGCAGTCTCTGAGCTTATCTTGTTTTCCTCTCCTTTGATTGTTGAGTCAATTGCTCTATGGTCAGCGATACTTCGCACAACCTTTGAAGGTTGGCCTTCAGTGATCTTCGAGAGTGATTCTCAACGGCTTATCTCGTCTATCAACTCTAGAAGCTTCAATGCTGATATTTGTTCAGTTGTGGACTACATCATCCACATTTCTTCTTCGTTTATGGAGTGCAATTTCTATTTCAGCCACCGTGAAACAAACATTGTTGCTCACTCCCTTTGTCGCAGGGCGCTCTCTTCCTCCAGTGTAATTGAGTTTCCTTGTAATGACCCTTGGCTCATTTCTATGCTAAGCAGGGAGGCTACTACTGTAACTGATTTTCCTTTGAATGATTTGAATGCATGAgtctttttctaccaaaaatatatatataccgcaaaaaattataaaataaattttataaatgaaattggAAGCGCAAAAAACTAAATTTCTATTGAAACATAGCGGGGACCGATGGATATATAAACTATGACCTCAACCCATGGTCTTCTAGAATtctgaaaatgaaaaacagaaaaaggttGGGCACGCCTTGGGTGCCTTAACATgtgacattctctctcctctctctttagAAGAACCTCCTTATCCTCTTTTGTATGTTTCTAATTTATCGAAAGCTAGACGCACCCTCAAACCTCTCTTGAAAATGATCATAACTCTTTTCCCATTTATAGGATTAGCATTTATGACATGATTTACAATACAACATTAAATACTTAGCGTACTATCATGACACATCGAAATTTTCCCTCCCTTGTTAAtgtttttttatacactttcaTTGGCCTCTGTCCAAGTGCAGGGGCTGAGCTCCTGGACAGATAACTTTGTGCCTGCGCCTACGCCTAGACTTAGGATGGGACAATATGACCATCCCACCCCCAATGAAAGCCACAAATGCCACCCTGTTATGTTTCCTTGTGTGCTTTCATTGGCCTTTGTGCTGGTGCagaccctcaaataaaaaataaaaaataaaaaataaaaaataaaatataaaccaGCATAACGCTACCTAAATAAGCGCTTAATCCTTCCCGCCAAGAATCCAAAGATGGCTGTCAGCACTGTACGCTTAACATCCCTCTCCCTTGAGAAAATACTTAAGACCCAACAAAACCTCTCCAAACCCTTTCCTTCAAGAATCTGGAAGGGACTCGGACCTGAATCCCATGGATTCGACGACGAAGGCTTGTCCACCTTGAAGCTCAGCCACCCCATTCTACGCTTCCTCGATTCCTGCAATTCTACCATTAAAGAATTCAACCAAATTCACGCTCAACTCCTCGTCTTCGGCCTCTTCCAACACCCGTTAGCCGCCGGCCGAGCCATTAGGAAGCTTTGTACCTCTCCCTCTTTGGTTCCTCATGCCGTTTCTATCTTCTCTCACCTCGACGAACCCGATGCCTTtatctgtaacaccattctcagaACTTATGTGAACCTGAATGACCCAGATAGTGCAATTGGCTTCTACTATCGGCATATGATCGGAAAATGTGTTTCCCCCAGTCATTACACATTCCCTCTTTTGTCTAAGATTTCGGCCGAGCTTGGTTCGATCCGACAAGGGGAGAGAGCGCATTCCCAGATCTTGAAATTTGGTTTAGAATCGGATCTTTTTGTGCGGAACTCTTTGATTCATATGTACTCAGTTTGTGGGAAAATTGAAGATGCACGTTGGTTGTTCGATCGATGTTCTGATTCGGATTTGGTTACTTGGAATTCTATGATTGATGGGTATGTAAAGAATGGATATGTTGGTGCTGCTCGTTTGCTTTTCGATGAAATGCCTGAGAGAGATATAGTGAGTTGGAATTCGATGATTGCTGGTTACGTAGGAGCTGAAGATATGAAGGCAGCGGAAGATATTTTTGAGAGGATGCCGGTTAGTGATGTTGTGTCTTGGAACTCTATGATTGATGGGTATGCTCGGACTGAAGATGTTTTCCCCGCTCGAGAGCTTTTTGATCAGATGCCATATCGAAATATAGTTTCCTGGAATACTGTGTTGGCACTTTATGTGAGAATCAAAGATTACAATGAGTGTCTCAGACTGTTTGATAGGATGGCAAGTGGAGGAGAGACAAGTCCAAATGAGGCAACTCTTGTAAGCGTTTTAACTGCTTGTGCAGGCTTAGGTATGCTTGATAGAGGCAAGTGGGTGCATTCCTACATTAGaaagaatgggaagatcagACCTGATGTGTTGCTCTCTACCTCTTTATTGACAATGTATGCGAAGTGTGGAGCCATGGACTCTGCGAGAGAAGTGTTTGATGAGATGCCAGAGAGGAGTGTTGTGTCATGGAATTCTATGATCATGGGGTATGGCATGCATGGTCAAGGGGAGAAGGCACTTGAGATATTCTTGGAGATGGAAAAGAGAGGACAAACACCAAATGATGCTACCTTTGTATGTGTCTTATCTGCATGCACCCATGCAGGGATGGTATTAGAGGGTTGGTGGCATTTTGATCTGATGCATAGAGTTTACAAGATTGAACCCAAGGTTGAGCATTATGGTTGTATGGTTGATCTTCTTGGTCGTGCAGGTTTAATGAAAGACTCGGAAGTGCTTATAAGGAAAATGCCGATGAAGGCAGGTCCAGCCTTGTGGGGTGCTCTTCTGTCAGCGTGTAGTACACATTCCAATCTCGAATTAGGAGAAATTTTGGGCAAGCGACTGATTGAGTTGGAACCTCAGGATGTTGGCCCCTATATACTGTTATCAAATATTTATGCTGCAGAAGGTAAATGGGATGAAGTTGAGATGGTGAGGAAGATGATTAGGGAGAGAGGGTTACACAAAGCTGCAGGGTGTAGCCTGGTTGACCTTGGTGGAGCTGACTATGAGTCTACTGTGGATGATACTTCTGTCCACAAGAAGAGCATGATGTACTCCATGTTAACTGAGATGGGTACTCAGATGAAGCTGTCATGCAGAGAATATGGTGAAACAGAGAAATATAAAATTCTATAATGGCTTAACAATTAACCTGGAACTGTAATTTTTGGTCCCAGTGTATAGCCAAAGAAGGATTTCCTTGGTCACTAACcacttaattttatttatttatcagtTAATAGGAATTAATTATTGTCCCAAAGTTTCTGGATGTGAACCTTTTGGTCTAGCCCTGCAAGGACTGATCTAAGACCTAGGGTTCAAAAGGATCTAACCGATTAGCCGTGGTAACAATGGTGGAATATGGATACTATTCACAGCTATTgatggtaaaaaaaattcaaaaggcCTCTCTTTTCGCTTCCAAATTACTatttcaaaattaagatatattcatccaagaggagggagggggggaTTAAGAGATTCTTGAAAATATCCAGTTTATCAGTGTCTTTTTCTAGCACACAGATTGGATTACATGTACCATAACAGAGAATGAATATTTGAATGTGATTAAAAAGGTGGCATCAATATTTGAAAGATGCCCTCTTGAGTCTCAACAAGGTGGCTTAGACATCCAAATGCAGGAACAAAagtggaggggaaaaaaaaagaattatacagaccaattttcttttcatttcttccttttgttttcacAAACAATGTTGCCAAAATATATGGTATTTGGTTAGGGGATCATGTCCCCAGAATACAAAACTTGGTCAACCAACTCTTGCGCACTGCCAGGAAATTGGTCAATAATCATATTTGAATTAAATATTCAAATGCGTAGTTGGTGAGGATACATGATAATTTGGGTTTGAGTGAGAAAATTATTGAAAGGCTGCTTCTGATTATAGTTATCTGTGCAGACAATCTTAACAGTCAATTGCTTGTTCACTCAATTGCACCACAGCTTGCAATATTCGAAGGAATTAAGATTACCCCCCCGTAAGTAGTTTAGCATTCTTGCTTTTCCTTTTGGCTTTTGATCCTGGTTAACTGAGAAAGGAGCAGGTCATGCACTCTACCCTTCAGCTGCACATCAAAAGTTTACACACAACTTCAACATTTGGTGCTCCATACTTGATATGACTTAGGTAGACTATGAAAACAGTCACTCATTGTTCTTCCCACGAGGAATGAAAGGCTTAATACAGGAAGCTAGGGGACCAAAAATCAAAGTGTCCCTCCACTGGAGATCCCAGGTACCAATATTCCATCAGGTTGGAGAGTCCTGTCTAGGAGTTACTAACAGGCCAGATTGCTATGATAATCAATTACATCAAAACAGAGTCTGACCTAGTACTTCCCGGTAACAATCTAATAGTGGGTTCCAACCCCATTCTCTCACCACAATGTCATTGGTACATAAAGGCAACTCCTATTTCCCATTCCTAATATCAGGCAAGGAATTCATGTCTGAATATTCATTAAGTCAGGGGAAGGTcactaaaagaaaagaataaaatgagTAAAGCCAAAAAGGTGGTCATGTAATTAACCTCATCAAGCCCCACTTCGCTCTTCACTGATACGCGGATTGCTCCATCAGGTCCCATTTTCCTATACCTTGTCATCTCTTGGTGGTCAGCAGCATCATCTTCTGTGATGAAGATGACAGGCGACTCTTGCAGCAGATCACACTTGGAGACAACATCAAGCCAAAGGTGATTACTGAAcctttctctcatctcttcataTATGATAAACTGCAATCAATTGTCGTATATAAGCTACCAAAAGATCCATGACTGGGTGGCATCAGAAGGAAAGAACTTTTAAGGCATTAGTGTATAAGACATGGAGCTCAAGCCTGAGGGCCCCTAATTTGCATATGATAAATAATGGTCTTCCATCAACAATTCACATCATTAGATATTAGGATGGAAATAATGAACCACAATTACGAAGTGATAGGAAAACCAAGCTAAATCCTACtcaaaaaacaaaggaaaaaacaattttaaaaggTTGTACTTTAAAACAGCACACGTGATGTCAGGCTAAGACAAGGGACCTAaccccaggcaggatctgaaattctgggcTGAAATAGAATAATATTCATATACTCACAACCAAGGCTGAATCAGGGTTTTTCCAGAATTTGGGAGAAAACTGGCTGTGATCAAACCAGGCCTCTCCTCTATCTGCTGGTCGAGTGCCACTTTTTGGAGGcagcaaaaaaccctaaaagggctATTTGAATGGACTTCAGATAAGGGATATCTGATGATCGACCCTTCTCCAAGAAATCCAATTTTCTGCAGTACCGTCGATTAAGGAAATCTGGGCTGTTCTTCAAGTCAAACTGCTGCAGGTCTTTAGTGGCTTCAATAGGCTTAATGCAATCGCTCACACTCACGAAAATAGGATAaatagaaaagggaagaaagggaagagggtgagaattgatggagaaaaaaaggaggatAAGGAATGGGTGTCTCAGCCTGGGTCTCTCATCCTCAACTCTCTTAGTTGATGAACAGACTTTTCACAGGTCTAAGTAGTAAGCATAGCTCACAAAACAAATTCATTAATCAATCTCTCTCTATTGCAATCGATAGGGCCGTATATATAGCCTTACAACTGATTACAAAAAGGAAACTTCTAAAATAGGGAACTTCAAACTGAGATAAAACTCCTATTCTTGCTAATTAAGGAACTAATAAATTACTTCTTTGtctaacaaataaaagaaaccaaaatggAAACTAGAATCTCCTaacaagaaacctaacaaaagAAATGACTTTCTGCctaagaaaagaacaaaaatagaaacaaaatatcTTCCTTGCTGAATCTTCTCCAGACTGAGAACTTCTTCTAGAAGGGCTAAACAGTTGTTCAAAGCCGTGTCTTGACCAGTCAACACAAGAAACAAGGAACCCCAACTGTGCCAAAATTGATGGAAGTAATAGGCCTTCTAGAAGCATCAATCAGCCAACCTAAAAGGCTGGTTTCTGGTCTGGTTTGATGGAAAGACTGAACCAAAGAAAAACcagatcaaaattgaaccaacctGGCTGGTTCGAATGGCTCACTTACCTACATAAGACCGTTGATCACAGATGAACTTGAAGGGGTTGAGCTAACAAGTCTGTGCACTTAGGCTCACTTAAAGTAAGGCCTCATGTCATAAGTTTCATACACCCTATAAAATACAGGTACCTAGATATGTCTATAAAATGAAGGGAAGCAGTTGCCCATAATTTAATCATCAGCAACTCCATTGACCATAATAAAGATGGTTCTGATCCATGCTTAGATCCAATTCATGTTAAAGATGGATATGATTAATATTTCTCATTTACTTAATTTGGATGGCtaatgaattttttcaaaagaaagcaTAAAGGTTAATCTGATTGTTAATTTCTTCTACATCTTGGTCAGTGAGTAACATTGGCTGTCTTTTCCCAATACTTACTCCAAATGAATATACCTAGTTAATTGGAAAAGGGGagttttttatttggttggtggggagggggggggaatcATTTCAGAAAGAAATAGAGCACAACTCGAATCTTTAATGATTGTCTGACATTCCCCTAGATTTCTGAATTtatgtgatgtagataagtcacttgggcttattttattgtaaataagccttaggttgtgttatgtatgtgttggggcTTTGGTCTCATGAGTTTTcattgaaatgggccactttaatggacctaaaatatgggtagaaggaaGGAAAACAGGATTTAagtcattagtttaattagttgctatttaattcaataaagtcccattaggccattagttggttgtaaagtcctatatggactattagttagtcctattccatgttggagtcataaagtctgAGATCTAGTCTGCAGATCCTTTTGGGGACTGGTTCTACTCTTTTAGAAGATCAATCAATCCTCTCTTGAAGACCATCTGACATCGACCAGCTGTTCTGAAgaatcttgaagttttctctcctaggtcagaaaatcaagaaagcttgtaactccacaaccagccgtcaaaatcctctcaacttggggggtttttgtaccctccttagggactatctacgtccaagagtgcaactcaaagAGGGATGGCATTTAACCCAGTCATACTGCAAACCATAATTGTACACAAGGGTAGGCAAGAGACGTCTATACATATCATGGCTATAGGAAACAATAGTCTTGGTTAGAATGGATGAGAATAGTTCAGGAAGTGAGGCTTGGACTGGGAAATGAGAGGATTGGGAAGATGAGGATTCCCCAGGGGTAAGGGTAAAGATTAAGGGTAGAATGGGTGGCTAGATTGGTCGTGAAAGAAAATCTGCAAGAACATTATTGGTGCCTTTAAGATGCCTGACCGTAAAAGACCATTTAGCAAACCAGTCTGCCCATCGTAACAACTGAGGATGAGGAAGGGCCTTCTGTTTGAACTGCAACATCCTTGGGAGATAAGACATATCCATCTCTATTTGAATAGTATGACCAATTAAGTGGAACTGAAATTTCTCAATGCCTCTTTTCACAGCCAGAATATCTTTGAATATATTGTGGTAATTTTTTTCTGCTGGAGTGAACTGCCCACTTTTATGACCACAAACATGCCTTTGGTTGTTCAGTTCTGCTGCACTTGCTGCTTAGTAAGATTGTCATCAGGAAATTGGAGTAGTGATTTTCCAATATGAGGTTGAAGCTGATATTGTCCGTCTCTAATGGTgacaccaagaaaatcaatttcaGAGATGCCAATTGTCAATTTCTTCGAAGAGAGCATAACTCCATGGGTTTGCACAACAGAGTGTAATTCTTGCAACAATTTGGAATGAGAATCCATGtctttggagaagagaagaatatcatcaatataaatcaaagCAGATTTCTCAATAGGAGAAGATCTTCATCATAGCTTTTTGGAAGATGGATGGAGCTGTTTTCAAGCCAAAAGGCACGACTTTCCATTGATAATGATAGCCATAAATGCAGAAAGCTATCTTTGATCTATCATCTGGATGaataccaagttgccaaaaCCCTACTTTTAGATCAAACCCTTTGAAAAAATTCGAGCATCTGGTAATTGGGATAAAAGAACTGGCCTTGTTGGTAGAGGAAACTTGTCGTCTGCAAGAAAAGCATTAAGAGGTTGATAATTAATGACAAGTCTCATCTTTCCTCTAGTTTGCTCTGctcttttgttcacatagaaaGCTTTACATGCCCATGTTGAGGTGGTTGGTTCAATCAACCCTTGTTGTTGGAGCTGTTGGAGTTCCCCAATAGCTAGAGCGAGATGTTCAGGGTACATCCCATAATGGCTTGCCTTGGTGGGATTGAtatcttcattcttttttaaaggaagctGGATGAAGAAATTTGGATTCTGCCATAATGGAAAAGAGCATTTTTGCATGAATTCAGTGTGATTTTCCACACAAGAAGTGGCTATAAGATGCTCCTTGTAGGTGGACAGAGATTCTACAAGAAACAAGTTAGTAACCTATGTCCATGGAAGAAAATACTGTTTGTATCTCAATCCTGTACGGGTCCATTTTAAGGCAGAATGTTGACTTAAAACATCAAATCCAAGAAGAATATCCTTGGCAGGAAGGGAAGAACCTAGAACTCTATGGTTGATGACCAAAGTGGGTAATATCTTGATTTTGATGGGAGCGCGAGAGATTTTGTCAACAATAAAGGTTTGAC contains these protein-coding regions:
- the LOC122063042 gene encoding pentatricopeptide repeat-containing protein At3g29230-like is translated as MAVSTVRLTSLSLEKILKTQQNLSKPFPSRIWKGLGPESHGFDDEGLSTLKLSHPILRFLDSCNSTIKEFNQIHAQLLVFGLFQHPLAAGRAIRKLCTSPSLVPHAVSIFSHLDEPDAFICNTILRTYVNLNDPDSAIGFYYRHMIGKCVSPSHYTFPLLSKISAELGSIRQGERAHSQILKFGLESDLFVRNSLIHMYSVCGKIEDARWLFDRCSDSDLVTWNSMIDGYVKNGYVGAARLLFDEMPERDIVSWNSMIAGYVGAEDMKAAEDIFERMPVSDVVSWNSMIDGYARTEDVFPARELFDQMPYRNIVSWNTVLALYVRIKDYNECLRLFDRMASGGETSPNEATLVSVLTACAGLGMLDRGKWVHSYIRKNGKIRPDVLLSTSLLTMYAKCGAMDSAREVFDEMPERSVVSWNSMIMGYGMHGQGEKALEIFLEMEKRGQTPNDATFVCVLSACTHAGMVLEGWWHFDLMHRVYKIEPKVEHYGCMVDLLGRAGLMKDSEVLIRKMPMKAGPALWGALLSACSTHSNLELGEILGKRLIELEPQDVGPYILLSNIYAAEGKWDEVEMVRKMIRERGLHKAAGCSLVDLGGADYESTVDDTSVHKKSMMYSMLTEMGTQMKLSCREYGETEKYKIL